The following are from one region of the Chryseobacterium shigense genome:
- a CDS encoding GxxExxY protein: protein MIENEISGIVFDAGIKIHRTLGIGLYENVYEECLIYELKNRGLNVESQKDIAIEYEDLKIHRAFRVDLLIENKVIIEIKAVPEINDYHFFQLLNYLRITNVKLGMILNFHSVLFKNGVKRVVNKL, encoded by the coding sequence ATGATAGAAAATGAAATTTCAGGTATTGTTTTCGATGCCGGAATCAAAATACATCGTACGCTTGGAATTGGACTTTATGAGAATGTATATGAAGAATGTTTGATTTATGAATTAAAAAACAGAGGATTAAATGTAGAAAGTCAAAAAGACATTGCTATAGAATATGAAGATCTAAAGATCCACAGAGCGTTCAGAGTAGATTTATTAATCGAAAATAAAGTTATTATTGAAATAAAAGCTGTTCCCGAGATTAATGATTATCATTTTTTTCAGCTTTTAAATTATTTGAGAATAACAAATGTAAAACTTGGAATGATTTTAAACTTTCATTCAGTTTTGTTT